A genomic segment from Antedon mediterranea chromosome 6, ecAntMedi1.1, whole genome shotgun sequence encodes:
- the LOC140051934 gene encoding uncharacterized protein isoform X1: MAIINNRQFPIIFIWASYFVGIRAPTPAPACQDTCPKLFNVNVEPPLPEDGTCYNDTISYLVITCPVGQQLELLCPPMTTSLNGDLYCAPADGSLPNCPPPTPCPDPQNDCPPPSTPCPDPPPSSSDTVLIVIIVVLALVLVLSWAAFISFICLRNTKSGSAKEKKKQIGNVYAPTPQKSKAKNNNKNAEKMSMSYRPPLPNPRPGSTTEAQQQDEYAYIDPKQIPGNPSPDYLEVMP, encoded by the exons ATGGCGATTATAAACAACCGACAATTTCCGATAATATTTATATGGGCAAGTTATTTCGTGGGTATTCGTGCACCTACACCAGCACCAGCATGTCAAG ATACCTGTCCTAAATTATTTAATGTGAACGTAGAACCGCCACTACCAGAGGATGGGACGTGCTACAATGATACTATTAGTTATTTAGTTATTACTTGCCCGGTAGGCCAACAATTGGAGTTGCTCTGTCCGCCAATGACTACCTCTCTAAACGGTGACTTATATTGTGCGCCAGCGGACGGTTCATTACCGAATTGCCCACCACCGACACCATGCCCGGATCCTCAAAATGACTGCCCACCACCCTCGACACCATGCCCAGACCCAC CTCCTTCGTCGTCGGACACAG TATTGATAGTGATCATTGTCGTGTTGGCTCTTGTTCTTGTACTCAGCTGGGCTGCATTTATATCATTCATTTGTTTAAGAAATACAAAAAG TGGATCtgccaaagaaaagaaaaaacaaatcgGAAACGTATACGCCCCTACTCCACAGAAGTCAAAAgcaaaaaataacaacaaaaacgCGGAAAAGATGAGCATGAGTTACAGGCCTCCATTACCGAACCCTAGACCCGGTTCAACCACAGAAGCACAGCAGCAAGACGAATATGCATATATTGATCCAAAGCAAATTCCCGGAAACCCAAGTCCGGATTATCTGGAGGTGATGCCTTAA
- the LOC140051934 gene encoding uncharacterized protein isoform X2, with protein sequence MEEHNHVTYIILLTMSFLVVTLAVNDTCEDTCPKLFNVNVEPPLPEDGTCYNDTISYLVITCPVGQQLELLCPPMTTSLNGDLYCAPADGSLPNCPPPTPCPDPQNDCPPPSTPCPDPPPSSSDTVLIVIIVVLALVLVLSWAAFISFICLRNTKSGSAKEKKKQIGNVYAPTPQKSKAKNNNKNAEKMSMSYRPPLPNPRPGSTTEAQQQDEYAYIDPKQIPGNPSPDYLEVMP encoded by the exons ATGGAGGAACACAATCATGttacttatattattttgttgacGATGTCATTTTTGGTTGTCACTCTCGCGGTTAATGATACTTGTGAAG ATACCTGTCCTAAATTATTTAATGTGAACGTAGAACCGCCACTACCAGAGGATGGGACGTGCTACAATGATACTATTAGTTATTTAGTTATTACTTGCCCGGTAGGCCAACAATTGGAGTTGCTCTGTCCGCCAATGACTACCTCTCTAAACGGTGACTTATATTGTGCGCCAGCGGACGGTTCATTACCGAATTGCCCACCACCGACACCATGCCCGGATCCTCAAAATGACTGCCCACCACCCTCGACACCATGCCCAGACCCAC CTCCTTCGTCGTCGGACACAG TATTGATAGTGATCATTGTCGTGTTGGCTCTTGTTCTTGTACTCAGCTGGGCTGCATTTATATCATTCATTTGTTTAAGAAATACAAAAAG TGGATCtgccaaagaaaagaaaaaacaaatcgGAAACGTATACGCCCCTACTCCACAGAAGTCAAAAgcaaaaaataacaacaaaaacgCGGAAAAGATGAGCATGAGTTACAGGCCTCCATTACCGAACCCTAGACCCGGTTCAACCACAGAAGCACAGCAGCAAGACGAATATGCATATATTGATCCAAAGCAAATTCCCGGAAACCCAAGTCCGGATTATCTGGAGGTGATGCCTTAA
- the LOC140051852 gene encoding uncharacterized protein, whose amino-acid sequence MRIKRLCVSFTSRIDTSQCIGVVQQLEEKKMLTRRVNLSCFLIFHICILLDVVVAPAATCASKYLCPLPNGVPATGFENGNVIPWPPAMDTNTEEPCLPQGKKYMKFTCNEGFRLKAKEIHLSCDDSFNWNLEAPTCVQDVPPPPPPPPPPHDSSDCTDSVCEDYYEEEEFISDTDSALVIVIIVLAVLLILSWLFFLLFFICRRETSVVKVQETVYISEQQPTLVKGSNDSLSPSARPPMPKPRDDTMGEPDPEYEYVDREKFKREENKPVYLELIE is encoded by the exons ATGAGGATTAAAAGATTGTGCGTTTCGTTCACGTCAAGGATAGACACAAGCCAATGTATTGGAGTCGTTCAAcaattagaagaaaaaaaaatgttaacacgGAGAGTAAACTTGTCTTGTTTTCTAATATTTCATATCTGTATTTTACTTGATGTTGTTGTTGCCCCAGCAGCCACCTGTGCATCTAAAT ATTTATGTCCACTACCGAATGGAGTTCCAGCTACCGGATTTGAAAACGGCAATGTAATTCCATGGCCACCGGCCATGGACACTAATACGGAAGAGCCGTGCCTTCCGCAAGGAAAGAAATATATGAAGTTTACGTGCAATGAAGGATTTCGATTAAAAGcaaaagaaatacatttatcGTGTGATGACTCGTTTAATTGGAATCTCGAAGCACCAACATGTGTTCAAGATGTCCCGCCGCCTCCACCGCCACCACCACCTCCCCATGACTCGTCAGATTGCACTGATTCAGTCTGTGAAG ATTATTATGAAGAGGAGGAATTCATATCTGATACAG aTTCAGCGTTAGTTATAGTAATCATAGTGCTGGCAGTGTTGTTGATTCTAAGTTGGCTCtttttccttttgttttttaTCTGCAGAAGAGA GACTTCTGTTGTAAAAGTACAAGAAACCGTCTACATCTCAGAACAGCAGCCAACGCTGGTGAAGGGCTCAAATGACAGTTTGTCACCGAGTGCAAGACCACCTATGCCAAAACCAAGAGACGATACTATGGGAGAACCGGATCCAGAATACGAGTATGTTGATAGAGAGAAATTTAAGAGGGAGGAAAACAAACCTGTGTATTTAGAACTAATAGAGTGA